The genome window GCTGCAGGTACAATGTGATCGGACTATGTGCATCTATTGAGGGTGCATTTTCTTGGTTATTAAATCGTTCTGTTTTTGCTACTTTCTCAAAATATTTGGCATCACTGGAATTTAGACATTTAAGTAAACTTATCAAACTTACAGTTATTCCTTTGGTCAAGAATTGTCCCCGTAAGTTTTGGAAGGAATGGGTGGGCAGCTTTTTACAACAGTTACTAATACACTGTGAGGATATACTTCATCTTGCATGGTCTAAGCTTCTTTATCATGGATGTGCTGGAGCACGTTACTATTTTGGTAAACTGTCTGGGGAGGCGGGAAGGAACAAGACACTGGAAATGGGCACACTGCTTGAGATCACTCGTGAAGTTTCAGGTTTGCTTGAAGTTATTGCATTGACAGAACAAAGTAGAGCGCTGGAGGATAAAGAGGCCATATCTTTTCATGATTCCATGCCATCGATTTCTTTCTTAAGGTACCAAGCTTAGTACTACGTTGCCCTACTTTGATTTAATTAACCCTGGCACCTAATGTTTTACTACTAGTAGCTGTATTAATTACTGTACACCTTGCAGGTACCTTGTAATTAATGATTGCTTTGGTGATTTGAGAATGAGCCTATTTGGGTACTTTGTGGATGATATATCAACAGCGAAAGCCATTCCATTTTGCCGCGCTCTTGTTTACCTTGCAGTTGTCAGCAATGATGCAAGGCTAAAGATATTTATTCTGGACAATCTACTCCCCTGTCTAATCCAATGTCTAGATAATGAGCTGCCATGTTCAATTCAAAGACTAAAATCTGAACTGACTTCATGCGGTAGTAATAATGCTACCAAAGACCTTACTGTCCTTTGTCATGAAATCTATGACTACATGTTAAATTGTGGTCATATGCAGACTGAGGCAAGTCACCAGCACTTTTTCTTTGAA of Miscanthus floridulus cultivar M001 unplaced genomic scaffold, ASM1932011v1 os_1203, whole genome shotgun sequence contains these proteins:
- the LOC136533802 gene encoding protein HASTY 1-like, whose translation is MELIPCLLSLLNKIWTLLDWRCNYLRHGSGLNRLFSDGQFLKMIHYVVRFCETQLRRVCTDGFTASRSCEPYIVTIAQLSLPLISELLQCIHGLWYPPLAYSLSEVLKKAKCLDPCSQFEHTDKLLWIDNGEGSQEKDTRQLIEGIRESGYNVIGLCASIEGAFSWLLNRSVFATFSKYLASLEFRHLSKLIKLTVIPLVKNCPRKFWKEWVGSFLQQLLIHCEDILHLAWSKLLYHGCAGARYYFGKLSGEAGRNKTLEMGTLLEITREVSGLLEVIALTEQSRALEDKEAISFHDSMPSISFLRYLVINDCFGDLRMSLFGYFVDDISTAKAIPFCRALVYLAVVSNDARLKIFILDNLLPCLIQCLDNELPCSIQRLKSELTSCGSNNATKDLTVLCHEIYDYMLNCGHMQTEALIGGDKNVDDFENSFEVWLGRQKEDFRAKACSAAAKEVSLGYPWKWELENECQRYLSVYIDMLLEVDANSEFAAVSFSTTSMKHVL